The window ATTTGGCTTGCTCGAATAAATATATCAGGAGCTAAAGAGCAGCTGGTGTCATGGATGAATCATTCACAGTTCAGATCAGCAGCAACTTAGTTAAAAAACTTCTCGATGATGGTGAGACTGAGAaggtaaaaaagaaaaccagGAAGCCAAGACAAAAAAATCCCCAACAACCTCAAGCACAACAGCTTCCTGGTGATTCAGACGCACTTGGAGTTGGAGGCCCATCTTCAACTGCATGGCCAATTCAGTTGCCTTCTCATAAACCTCCAAATTCAAACTTAGAGGCCATGCGGTCTGTCCTTGAGGAGAGCGAGAAAGTCGTGGAGAGGCTGCATAAGAATGAGGAGAACATGTTGCAGGAGGTCACTGAAAGAGCAAAGGATCTTCATGATAAAGA is drawn from Salvia hispanica cultivar TCC Black 2014 chromosome 6, UniMelb_Shisp_WGS_1.0, whole genome shotgun sequence and contains these coding sequences:
- the LOC125193175 gene encoding uncharacterized protein LOC125193175, which gives rise to MDESFTVQISSNLVKKLLDDGETEKVKKKTRKPRQKNPQQPQAQQLPGDSDALGVGGPSSTAWPIQLPSHKPPNSNLEAMRSVLEESEKVVERLHKNEENMLQEVTERAKDLHDKEFELPNSKPIPCLDEKNACLNCYKEHINDPLKCAQLVRYFANCARTVRRQVGHGN